Proteins encoded in a region of the Streptomyces sp. NBC_00310 genome:
- the rpsO gene encoding 30S ribosomal protein S15: MSLDAATKKQIISEFGTKEGDTGSPEVQVAMLSRRISDLTEHLKTHKHDHHSRRGLLILVGQRRRLLQYLAKKDIQRFRALVDRLGIRRGAAGAK, from the coding sequence GTGTCGCTCGACGCCGCTACGAAGAAGCAGATCATCAGCGAGTTCGGTACCAAGGAGGGCGACACCGGCTCCCCCGAGGTCCAGGTCGCGATGCTCTCCCGCCGGATCTCCGACCTGACCGAGCACCTCAAGACCCACAAGCACGACCACCACTCCCGCCGTGGTCTGCTGATCCTGGTCGGTCAGCGTCGCCGTCTGCTGCAGTACCTCGCCAAGAAGGACATCCAGCGCTTCCGCGCGCTGGTCGACCGCCTCGGCATTCGCCGCGGTGCGGCGGGCGCCAAGTAA
- a CDS encoding DUF397 domain-containing protein, which yields MAEAEDKELKARKEREKDELYALDISGVEWHSAPGTEEHEERVEIAYLPEGAVAMRSSLDPETVLRYTEAEWRAFVLGARDGEFDLEPAPHNGGLDA from the coding sequence ATGGCCGAGGCCGAGGACAAAGAACTCAAGGCACGCAAGGAGCGGGAGAAGGACGAGCTCTACGCGCTCGACATCTCGGGCGTCGAGTGGCACAGCGCACCCGGCACGGAAGAACACGAGGAGCGAGTGGAGATCGCATACCTCCCGGAAGGCGCGGTGGCGATGCGATCGTCGCTCGACCCGGAGACCGTGCTGCGTTACACGGAGGCGGAGTGGCGAGCCTTCGTCCTGGGGGCCCGGGACGGCGAATTCGATCTGGAGCCGGCTCCGCACAATGGGGGCCTGGACGCATAG
- the dapB gene encoding 4-hydroxy-tetrahydrodipicolinate reductase encodes MSKLRVAVLGARGRIGSEAVRAVEAAEDMELVAALSRGDKLETLAETGAQVAVELTTPASVMDNLDFCVRHGIHAVVGTTGWTDDRLAQLKAWLDGSPETGVLIAPNFSIGAVLTMKFAQIAAPYFESVEVVELHHPNKVDAPSGTATRTAQLIAEARRAAGTAPAPDATATALDGARGADVDGIPVHAVRLRGLLAHQEVLLGGEGETLTVRHDSLHHSSFMPGILLGARRVVTTPGLTFGLEHFLDLG; translated from the coding sequence ATGAGCAAGCTGCGCGTGGCGGTCCTCGGTGCCCGGGGCCGTATCGGCTCCGAGGCCGTACGGGCCGTCGAGGCCGCCGAGGACATGGAGCTGGTCGCCGCCCTGAGCCGGGGCGACAAGCTGGAGACGCTGGCCGAGACCGGCGCCCAGGTCGCCGTCGAACTGACCACCCCCGCCTCGGTCATGGACAACCTCGACTTCTGTGTCCGCCACGGCATCCACGCGGTCGTCGGGACCACGGGCTGGACCGACGACCGCCTCGCACAGCTCAAGGCCTGGCTGGACGGGTCCCCGGAGACCGGCGTGCTCATCGCGCCCAACTTCTCCATCGGGGCCGTCCTGACCATGAAGTTCGCGCAGATCGCGGCGCCCTACTTCGAGTCCGTCGAGGTCGTCGAGCTGCACCACCCGAACAAGGTCGACGCCCCCAGCGGCACCGCCACCCGTACCGCCCAGCTCATCGCCGAGGCCCGCCGCGCGGCCGGTACCGCCCCGGCGCCGGACGCCACCGCCACGGCTCTGGACGGCGCACGGGGCGCCGACGTCGACGGCATCCCCGTGCACGCCGTACGCCTCCGTGGTCTCCTCGCCCACCAGGAGGTCCTGCTCGGGGGCGAGGGCGAGACCCTGACGGTCCGTCATGACTCCCTCCACCACAGCAGCTTCATGCCGGGCATCCTGCTCGGC
- the eccD gene encoding type VII secretion integral membrane protein EccD, producing the protein MTASAPVGATGGPGIGVPSGAGTGLGFCRVTIVAPDSRIDVALPDDVPVADLYPEILRLSQQSPDEGAPVGYHLVRRDGTVLDGARSFAAQRILDGELLTLRPFAESLPPAVLDDVSEAVAAAVTRDRTLWNGELTRTAGLIAGGVLPALLAFVAWSSQIRHDMHSLQGVIAGVFGLLLLTIACVRARVYGDRGSAIALGLGAFPNVAVAGSGLLPLSEGQGIGRLQFLLACTAVLLAAVVLMLLSPGGDGPFVAFVFATAIGLITTFIAILTKLRPMETAAICAPLSVVALAFLPGLSMRFARLPIGFEAPNPSWGGYDAGEPDAQDPIDVERVAAQARRGHELLVGLVGGCALVSVGASIVLAFSGNVWAELLALSTGVAMLMRAHLFRYTAQVSAALAAGLTALVFLGLGLALNPPQDYVRDAVLGDATALNIRSVWLAAAIAAAVVLVTAIGLIAPQRGVTPFWGRFLEIAESFVLLTLIPLALAVFDVYARARAMTS; encoded by the coding sequence ATGACGGCCTCCGCGCCGGTCGGCGCGACCGGCGGACCGGGCATCGGAGTCCCTTCCGGGGCAGGTACGGGCCTGGGCTTCTGCCGGGTCACCATCGTGGCACCCGACAGCCGCATCGACGTGGCGCTGCCCGACGACGTACCGGTCGCCGACCTGTATCCGGAGATCCTGAGGCTTTCCCAGCAGAGCCCTGACGAGGGTGCTCCTGTCGGCTATCACCTCGTACGCCGTGACGGCACCGTTCTCGACGGAGCGCGGTCGTTCGCGGCGCAGCGCATCCTCGACGGAGAGTTGCTCACTCTGCGTCCGTTCGCGGAGTCGCTGCCGCCGGCCGTCCTCGACGACGTCTCCGAGGCGGTGGCCGCTGCCGTCACCCGTGACCGCACCCTGTGGAACGGCGAACTCACACGGACCGCCGGCCTCATCGCGGGTGGCGTCCTGCCGGCGCTGCTGGCGTTCGTGGCCTGGAGTTCCCAGATCCGTCACGACATGCACAGCTTGCAGGGCGTCATCGCCGGTGTGTTCGGGCTGCTGTTGCTCACCATCGCCTGCGTGCGCGCACGGGTGTACGGCGATCGCGGCTCAGCGATCGCTCTCGGCCTGGGCGCCTTCCCGAACGTCGCGGTGGCCGGTTCCGGACTGCTTCCTCTCTCCGAGGGGCAGGGCATCGGGCGGCTGCAGTTTCTGCTCGCCTGCACGGCCGTCCTGCTCGCCGCCGTGGTACTCATGCTGTTGTCGCCCGGAGGCGACGGTCCCTTCGTGGCCTTCGTCTTCGCCACCGCGATCGGTCTGATCACCACCTTCATCGCCATCCTCACGAAGCTGCGGCCCATGGAGACGGCCGCCATCTGTGCCCCGCTCTCCGTTGTCGCGCTCGCCTTCCTGCCCGGCCTGTCCATGCGCTTCGCGCGATTGCCGATCGGTTTCGAAGCGCCCAATCCGTCCTGGGGCGGCTACGACGCGGGCGAGCCGGATGCGCAGGATCCCATCGACGTCGAACGCGTCGCGGCCCAGGCCCGCCGCGGCCACGAGCTTCTCGTCGGCCTCGTCGGTGGCTGTGCGCTCGTCTCCGTGGGCGCGTCGATCGTCCTGGCCTTCTCCGGCAATGTGTGGGCGGAGCTCCTGGCTCTGTCCACAGGCGTGGCGATGTTGATGCGCGCCCACCTCTTCCGCTACACCGCGCAGGTGAGCGCTGCCCTGGCGGCAGGCCTCACGGCCCTGGTCTTCCTCGGACTCGGGCTCGCACTGAACCCGCCGCAGGACTATGTGCGCGATGCCGTCCTCGGCGATGCGACTGCCCTCAACATCCGTAGCGTCTGGCTCGCTGCGGCGATCGCCGCAGCCGTCGTCCTTGTCACCGCGATCGGTCTCATCGCCCCGCAGCGTGGTGTGACCCCGTTCTGGGGACGCTTCCTGGAGATCGCCGAGAGCTTCGTCCTGCTCACGCTGATCCCGCTGGCTCTGGCCGTCTTCGACGTGTACGCACGGGCCCGGGCCATGACGAGCTAG
- a CDS encoding M16 family metallopeptidase: MTSRSSKATARTSTEARAVARTQTLIKGMNGIGTVRKTTLPGGLRIVTETLPSVRSATFGIWAHVGSRDETPALNGATHYLEHLLFKGTERRSALDISSAIDAVGGEMNAFTAKEYTCYYARVLDSDLPLAIDTVCDMLTGSLIREEDVDVERGAILEEIAMTEDDPGDCVHDLFAHTMFGDTPLGRPVLGTVDTVNALSADRIRRFYKKHYDPTHLVVACAGNIDHTKVVRLVRAAFEKAGALTRTDATPIDPRDGRRSLRTAGRVELIGRKTEQAHVVLGMPGLARTDERRWALGVLNTALGGGMSSRLFQEVREKRGLAYSVYSYTSGFADCGLFGVYAGCRPSQVHDVLKICRDELDQVAEHGLPDDEIERAIGQLRGSTVLGLEDTGAIMNRIGKSELCWGEQMSVDEMLTRIAMVTPDEIRAVAREILGQRPSLSVIGPLKDKQASRLHEAVA; the protein is encoded by the coding sequence GTGACGTCCCGTAGCTCCAAGGCGACGGCCCGCACCTCCACGGAGGCGCGGGCCGTCGCCCGTACCCAAACCCTGATCAAGGGCATGAACGGCATCGGTACGGTCCGCAAGACCACCCTCCCGGGCGGCCTGCGCATCGTCACCGAGACCCTGCCGTCCGTGCGCTCCGCCACCTTCGGCATCTGGGCGCACGTCGGCTCCCGCGACGAGACGCCCGCGCTGAACGGCGCCACCCACTATCTGGAGCACCTGCTCTTCAAGGGCACGGAACGCCGCAGCGCGCTCGACATCTCGTCCGCGATCGACGCGGTCGGCGGCGAGATGAACGCGTTCACGGCGAAGGAGTACACGTGCTACTACGCACGGGTGCTCGACTCCGACCTGCCGCTGGCCATCGACACGGTCTGCGACATGCTCACCGGCTCGCTCATCCGCGAGGAGGACGTCGACGTCGAACGCGGCGCCATCCTCGAAGAGATCGCGATGACCGAGGACGACCCGGGCGACTGCGTGCACGACCTCTTCGCGCACACCATGTTCGGTGACACCCCCCTCGGCCGCCCGGTCCTCGGCACGGTCGACACGGTCAACGCCCTCTCCGCCGACCGCATCCGCCGCTTCTACAAGAAGCACTACGACCCGACCCACCTCGTGGTCGCCTGCGCGGGCAACATCGACCACACCAAGGTCGTACGACTGGTCCGCGCGGCCTTCGAGAAGGCGGGCGCCCTCACGCGCACGGACGCCACCCCGATCGACCCGCGCGACGGCCGCCGCAGCCTCCGTACGGCCGGCCGCGTCGAGCTCATCGGCCGCAAGACCGAGCAGGCCCATGTCGTCCTCGGCATGCCCGGCCTCGCCCGCACCGACGAGCGCCGCTGGGCTCTCGGCGTCCTCAACACCGCGCTCGGCGGCGGCATGTCCTCCCGCCTCTTCCAGGAGGTCCGGGAGAAGCGGGGCCTCGCCTACAGCGTGTACTCGTACACGTCCGGCTTCGCCGACTGCGGTCTCTTCGGCGTGTACGCCGGCTGCCGTCCGTCGCAGGTGCACGACGTGCTCAAGATCTGCCGCGACGAGCTCGACCAGGTCGCCGAGCACGGACTGCCGGACGACGAGATCGAGCGCGCCATCGGCCAGCTCCGCGGCTCCACGGTCCTCGGCCTGGAGGACACCGGCGCGATCATGAACCGCATCGGCAAGAGCGAGCTGTGCTGGGGCGAGCAGATGTCCGTCGACGAGATGCTGACCCGGATCGCCATGGTGACCCCGGACGAGATCCGTGCCGTGGCCCGCGAGATCCTGGGCCAGCGCCCCTCCCTGTCGGTCATCGGCCCGCTCAAGGACAAACAGGCGTCCCGTCTCCACGAAGCCGTCGCCTGA
- a CDS encoding polyribonucleotide nucleotidyltransferase, with protein MENETHYAEAVIDNGSFGTRTIRFETGRLAKQAAGSAVAYLDDDTMVLSATTASKNPKDQLDFFPLTVDVEERMYAAGKIPGSFFRREGRPSEDAILTCRLIDRPLRPSFKKGLRNEIQVVATIMALNPDHLYDVVAINAASASTQLAGLPFSGPIGGVRVALINGQWVAFPTHTELEDAVFDMVVAGRTLEDGDVAIMMVEAEATEKTIQLVAGGAEAPTEEVVAAGLDAAKPFIKVLCKAQADLASKAAKPTGEFPVFLDYQDDVLEALTAAVKDELTQALTIAGKQDREAELDRVKGLAAEKLLPQFEGREKEISAAYRSLTKSLVRERVIKDKVRIDGRGVTDIRTLAAEVEAIPRVHGSALFERGETQILGVTTLNMLRMEQQLDTLSPVTRKRYMHNYNFPPYSVGETGRVGSPKRREIGHGALAERAIVPVLPTREEFPYAIRQVSEALGSNGSTSMGSVCASTMSLLNAGVPLKAPVAGIAMGLISQEIKGETHYVALTDILGAEDAFGDMDFKVAGTKEFVTALQLDTKLDGIPASVLAAALKQARDARLHILDVMMEAIDTPDEMSPNAPRIITVKIPVDKIGEVIGPKGKMINQIQEDTGAEITIEDDGTIYIGAQVGSQAEAARATINSIANPTMPEVGERYLGTVVKTTTFGAFVSLLPGKDGLLHISQIRKLAGGKRVENVEDVVAVGAKVQVEIAEIDSRGKLSLIPVIEGEEGSEDKKDDGDK; from the coding sequence GTGGAGAACGAGACCCACTACGCCGAGGCCGTCATCGACAACGGCTCCTTCGGCACCCGCACCATCCGCTTCGAGACGGGCCGCCTGGCCAAGCAGGCCGCCGGCTCCGCCGTGGCGTACCTGGACGACGACACCATGGTGCTGTCGGCCACCACCGCCTCCAAGAACCCCAAGGACCAGCTCGACTTCTTCCCCCTCACGGTGGACGTCGAGGAGCGGATGTACGCCGCCGGCAAGATCCCCGGCAGCTTCTTCCGGCGTGAGGGCCGTCCCTCCGAGGACGCCATCCTCACCTGCCGCCTCATCGACCGTCCGCTGCGCCCGTCCTTCAAGAAGGGCCTGCGCAACGAGATCCAGGTCGTCGCCACGATCATGGCGCTCAACCCCGACCACCTGTACGACGTCGTCGCGATCAACGCCGCGTCCGCGTCCACGCAGCTGGCCGGCCTGCCCTTCTCCGGCCCGATCGGCGGCGTCCGCGTCGCGCTGATCAACGGCCAGTGGGTGGCCTTCCCGACGCACACCGAGCTCGAGGACGCCGTCTTCGACATGGTCGTCGCGGGCCGCACGCTCGAGGACGGCGACGTCGCGATCATGATGGTCGAAGCCGAGGCCACCGAGAAGACCATCCAGCTGGTCGCGGGCGGCGCCGAGGCGCCGACCGAGGAGGTCGTCGCCGCCGGTCTGGACGCCGCGAAGCCCTTCATCAAGGTGCTCTGCAAGGCCCAGGCCGACCTCGCCTCGAAGGCCGCGAAGCCGACCGGCGAGTTCCCGGTCTTCCTCGACTACCAGGACGACGTCCTGGAGGCGCTCACCGCCGCCGTCAAGGACGAGCTGACCCAGGCGCTCACCATCGCGGGCAAGCAGGACCGCGAGGCCGAGCTGGACCGCGTCAAGGGTCTCGCCGCCGAGAAGCTGCTCCCGCAGTTCGAGGGCCGCGAGAAGGAGATCAGCGCGGCCTACCGCTCGCTGACCAAGTCCCTGGTCCGTGAGCGCGTCATCAAGGACAAGGTCCGCATCGACGGCCGCGGCGTCACGGACATCCGTACGCTCGCCGCCGAGGTCGAGGCCATCCCGCGCGTGCACGGCTCGGCGCTGTTCGAGCGTGGCGAGACCCAGATCCTGGGCGTCACCACCCTCAACATGCTCCGGATGGAGCAGCAGCTGGACACCCTCTCCCCGGTGACCCGCAAGCGCTACATGCACAACTACAACTTCCCGCCGTACTCCGTCGGCGAGACCGGCCGCGTCGGCTCCCCGAAGCGCCGCGAGATCGGCCACGGCGCCCTCGCCGAGCGCGCCATCGTGCCGGTCCTGCCGACGCGCGAGGAGTTCCCCTACGCGATCCGTCAGGTGTCCGAGGCCCTCGGCTCCAACGGCTCGACGTCCATGGGCTCGGTCTGCGCCTCCACCATGTCGCTGCTGAACGCCGGTGTGCCGCTGAAGGCCCCCGTCGCCGGTATCGCCATGGGCCTGATCTCCCAGGAGATCAAGGGCGAGACGCACTACGTCGCCCTCACCGACATCCTCGGTGCGGAGGACGCCTTCGGCGACATGGACTTCAAGGTCGCCGGCACCAAGGAGTTCGTGACCGCCCTCCAGCTCGACACCAAGCTGGACGGCATCCCGGCCTCCGTCCTGGCCGCCGCTCTCAAGCAGGCCCGTGACGCCCGCCTCCACATCCTCGACGTGATGATGGAAGCGATCGACACGCCGGACGAGATGTCCCCGAACGCCCCGCGGATCATCACCGTCAAGATCCCCGTGGACAAGATCGGTGAGGTCATCGGCCCGAAGGGCAAGATGATCAACCAGATCCAGGAGGACACCGGCGCCGAGATCACGATCGAGGACGACGGCACCATCTACATCGGTGCCCAGGTCGGCTCGCAGGCCGAGGCCGCCCGCGCCACGATCAACTCGATCGCCAACCCGACCATGCCGGAGGTCGGCGAGCGCTACCTGGGTACGGTCGTCAAGACCACCACCTTCGGTGCGTTCGTGTCGCTGCTCCCGGGCAAGGACGGTCTGCTGCACATCTCGCAGATCCGTAAGCTCGCCGGCGGCAAGCGCGTGGAGAACGTCGAGGACGTGGTCGCGGTCGGCGCCAAGGTCCAGGTCGAGATCGCCGAGATCGACTCCCGCGGCAAGCTCTCCCTCATCCCCGTGATCGAGGGCGAAGAAGGCTCCGAGGACAAGAAGGACGACGGCGACAAGTGA